The following proteins are co-located in the Purpureocillium takamizusanense chromosome 10, complete sequence genome:
- a CDS encoding uncharacterized protein (COG:S~TransMembrane:12 (o15-35i113-134o154-176i188-207o213-231i243-265o277-296i362-380o392-413i600-622o702-727i748-768o)~EggNog:ENOG503NXAA) encodes MASEELEDTSRVGEWRSIVTLVVFVLTNVNVLFPFHIPIFIPRKLSNLFVDALAAVRIIPKRRRRRKVVADPDTGTHVLPGGGTAIDYDGGDGYGDGDDDNNGKLKPYVRLNFPMNFVTAPLIADLFLLAIQAIGRQEVHDGTIGADNISPIDIMAFFITLAYIAISIDASGLIRYLAFKVLQWGGKVGHRLFFFLYAFFFVLGSFIGNDPIILSGTAFLAYMTRVSSNIVHPRAWIHTQFAVANIASAILVSSNPTNLVLAGAFNIKFINYTANMIVPVVATAVILFPFLLYIVFADVDLIPLSIEMHELSQEDKEKKPVNPNIPHARGHVEEDESDLANNEQGKLLSLEEIMNPFLDKGGAAFGAIIMAATLVTVLALNASSAKEGPHPVFWVTLPAAFVMFCWDLAFGWHNRKKTREIARLGRQEIENARAERANRQQLERRASTMSGGQAFEMSVRISNSQPRKGSSGQEVFDAAPPHPSTPAILVSEGTGDERDLMPSQADTLACSQVTSTADTVKQDPALTSDLSSFEEKHRQDVKPTAAQGVFLPSSPSDGTDQVSDQHNPDTSLPPPRRGPTTLVSLGEDALRWTQETFPTAAAVVLHLPFALVPFAFCMFVLVQGLVTKGWVPVFAHGWDHWVNKTGTIGSIAGMGFLSVVLCNFAGTNIGTTILLSRVIQSWQAIHKASGEPISDRTFWATVYSMAIGVNYGAFSTAFSASLAGLLWRDILARKHICVRSLDFARVNLPIITIAMIVGCVVLVGQIYITRGEGPYDA; translated from the exons ATGGCGTCCGAGGAGTTGGAAGACACGAGCCGGGTAGGCGAGTGGCGTTCCATTGTGACCCTGGTGGTTTTTGTTTTGACGA ATGTCAACGTCCTGTTCCCGTTTCACATTCCCATCTTCATACCCCGGAAGCTCTCCAACCTGTTTGtggacgccctcgccgcggtcCGCATCATCCCcaaaaggcggcggcggcggaaagtcgtcgccgacccggACACCGGCACTCATGTtctccccggcggcggcacagccATCGActacgacggcggcgatggctatggtgatggtgatgatgacaacaacggcaagctcaagccGTACGTGCGGCTCAACTTCCCCATGAACTTCGTCACCGCGCCCCTCATCGCCGACCTCTTCCTGCTCGCCATCCAGGCCATCGGCCGCCAGGAGGTCCACGACGgcaccatcggcgccgacaacaTCTCGCCCATCGACATCATGGCCTTCTTCATCACGCTCGCCTACATCGCCATCTCCATCGACGCCTCGGGCCTCATCCGCTACCTCGCCTTCAAGGTCCTGCAGTggggcggcaaggtcggccaccgcctcttcttcttcctctacgccttcttcttcgtcctcggcagcTTCATCGGCAACGACCCCATCATCCTCTCCGGCACCGCCTTCCTCGCCTATATGACGCGCGTGTCGAGCAACATTGTCCACCCGCGCGCCTGGATCCACACGCAgttcgccgtcgccaacatcGCCTCGGCCATCCTCGTCTCGTCCAACCCGACCAACCTTGTCCTCGCGGGCGCCTTCAACATCAAGTTCATCAACTACACCGCCAACATGATTGTTCCCGTCGTGGCGACGGCCGTCATCCTCTTTCCCTTCTTGCTGTACATTGTCTTTGCCGATGTGGACCTGATTCCGTTATCCATCGAAATGCACGAGCTGTCCCAGGAGGAtaaggagaagaagcccgtTAACCCCAACATTCCACATGCCcgcggccacgtcgaggaggacgagtCCGACCTAGCCAACAACGAGCAAGGTAAGCTGCTCTCTCTGGAAGAAATCATGAACCCCTtcctcgacaagggcggcgccgcattcggcgccatcatcatggccgccacgcTCGTCACTGTGCTGGCCCTCAACGCCTCGAGCGCAAAAGAAGGCCCGCACCCCGTCTTTTGGGTCACCCTGCCAGCCGCATTCGTCATGTTCTGCTGGGACTTGGCCTTCGGCTGGCACAATCGCAAGAAGACTCGCGAAATCGCGCGCCTAGGCAGGCAGGAGATCGAGAATGCAAGGGCAGAGCGAGCGAACCGACAGCAGCTCGAACGCAGGGCGTCCACCATGTCCGGCGGCCAAGCGTTCGAGATGTCCGTGAGAATCAGCAACTCCCAGCCCCGCAAAGGATCATCCGGACAGGAAGTCTTCGATGCCGCTCCGCCCCATCCCTCAAcgcccgccatcctcgtctcTGAGGGTACGGGCGACGAAAGGGATCTCATGCCCAGTCAAGCAGACACGTTGGCTTGCTCGCAGGTCACATCCACCGCGGACACAGTCAAGCAAGACCCAGCTCTGACCAGCGACCTGAGCTCTTTCGAAGAGAAGCATCGGCAAGACGTCAAGCCCACTGCTGCCCAAGGCGTGttcctcccctcctcgcccagcgacGGGACGGATCAGGTTTCCGATCAGCACAACCCCGACACCTCCctgccgcctccccgccgtgGCCCGACCACCCTGGTGTCTCTGGGTGAggacgcgctgcgctggaCCCAGGAGACGTtccccacggccgcggccgtcgtcctGCACCTCCCGTTCGCGCTCGTGCCGTTTGCGTTTTGCATGTTCGTGCTCGTCCAGGGCCTCGTCACCAAGGGATGGGTCCCCGTCTTCGCCCACGGCTGGGACCACTGGGTCAACAAGACGGGCACCatcggcagcatcgccggcatGGGCTTCCTCTCGGTTGTCCTGTGTAAC TTCGCCGGCACCAACATTGGCACCACCATCCTGCTGTCCCGCGTCATTCAGTCCTGGCAGGCCATCCACAAGGCCTCGGGCGAGCCCATATCGGACCGCACCTTCTGGGCCACCGTCTACAGCATGGCCATTGGCGTCAACTACGGTGCCTTTAGCACCGCCTTCAGTGCCTCGCTTGCTGGCCTGCTGTGGCGGGATATCCTCGCCCGCAAGCACATCTGCGTGCGCAGTCTTGACTTTGCACGCGTCAACctccccatcatcaccattgCCATGATCGTTGGGTGCGTGGTTCTCGTGGGCCAGATTTACATCACAAGAGGGGAAGGGCCGTATGATGCATAA
- a CDS encoding uncharacterized protein (EggNog:ENOG503NVYW~TransMembrane:7 (o49-66i73-92o104-123i135-154o215-236i287-307o327-348i)) → MPALQPLLPLIQRGVDNTTQANTNAAAGDALQVICAWPVSGQYGPGSRILYYVLIAACVLAQKSVWIRNACLAAALLLPAVAAVHAIVLAALHVDGAVDMDVFGAFQLCSIGILAAPVTVRLSRTYFNDPGRNTIFLWAGLILAGLLSLTVEFYRIGTSSCSEKEAGIPIPRDTNQFPYGNTTCGLTCSVTEGPFSPMRGGAAKDIYVIPAPDGLTFGTATLLAAACCVHAILWLASMMDKILEINFKSVSLRFMERETDGQMNDPIEGTNGATIGSMKKVNNMVRLFLSVVAVPVFGGAGLAILIVGERNFFSPQVKYQNEPLASIGQWAPIVGTGLAALGSLYLLLKGDANSTSDGVCKNCAHHTNQSPSSRDSHSLRGSVDDSDRTRSPHVPENPSASMPPSANDGMSPLRPSFTTLTRYVTGHSSQATTVRSDVGGRRKVARAFHAMGKSFNSAAYEMMGTSGFEPTRAGDFPEIPGEVNRNRKLRRIRERYNPQRDADGYETPLPRSRSRATSFVGSVVSARDETPGPSSPHAVTAASGTPARSVSRPRAITLPTTGSAAGLEPAEAASPTSDPSRGRQRMRRETLQVPVEAHHPTRVRRWRQSLSPQP, encoded by the exons atgccggcgctgcagccgctTCTGCCACTGATTCAGCGCGGCGTTGACAACACTACGCAGGCCaacaccaacgccgccgcgggcgatgcGTTGCAAGTCATCTGTGCCTGGCCCGTCTCTGGCCAGTACGGGCCCGGCTCGAGGATCCT ATACTACGTCCTTATAGCGGCGTGTGTGCTCGCGCAAAAGTCCGTCTGGATCAGGAATGCGTGTCTGGCCGCAGCCCTCTTACtgccagccgtcgccgcggtgcACGCCATTGTGCTCGCGGCGCTTCATGTCGATG gcgccgtcgacatggacGTCTTTGGGGCCTTTCAACTCTGCTCCAttggcatcctcgccgcgccggtAACCGTTAGACTGTCTCGGACCTACTTTAACGATCCCGGCCGCAACACCATCTTTCTCTGGGCTGGGCTCATTCTCGCGG GCCTCCTCAGCCTTACCGTCGAGTTCTACCGAATTGGAACATCCAGCTGCTCGGAAAAGGAGGCTGGCATCCCCATCCCGCGAGACACAAACCAATTTCCGTATGGCAACACGACGTGCGGGCTTACATGCTCGGTGACGGAGGGCCCCTTTTCGCCCATgcgcggcggggcggccaaggacaTCTATGTGATTCCCGCGCCAGATGGCCTCACCTTTggcacggcgacgctgctcgcggcggcgtgctgcgTCCACGCCATCTTATGGCTGGCGTCCATGATGGACAAGATACTCGAGATCAACTTCAAGTCCGTCTCTTTGCGCTTCATGGAGCgggagacggacgggcagaTGAACGACCCCATAGAAGGGACCAACGGGGCAACGATAGGGAGCATGAAAAAGGTCAACAACATGGTACGCTTGTTCCTCAGCGTGGTGGCGGTCCCGGTGTTTGGAGGAGCTGGCCTGGCAATCCTCATTGTGGGCGAGAGGAATTTCTTCAGTCCTCAGGTCAAGTATCAAAACGAGCCGTTGGCAAGCATAG GGCAATGGGCACCAATTGTTGGAACTGGActggcggcgttgggctCTTTATACCTTCTCCTCAAAGGCGACGCCAACAGCACCAGCGACGGAGTCTGCAAGAACTGCGCCCATCACACAAACCAGTCGCCCAGCAGTCGCGACTCCCACAGCCTCCGCGGTTCGGTCGACGACTCTGACCGGACACGTTCGCCCCATGTACCCGAGAACCCTTCGGCAAGCATGCCACCGAGTGCCAATGATGGCatgtcgccgctgcggccgagCTTCACGACACTGACTCGGTACGTCACCGGTCACTCAAGTCAAGCCACGACGGTGCGTTCCGACGTCGGTGGAAGGCGCAAAGTCGCCCGCGCGTTCCACGCCATGGGCAAGTCGTTCAACTCGGCGGCGTACGAGATGATGGGCACGTCCGGGTTCGAGcccacgcgcgcgggcgactTCCCCGAGATCCCGGGCGAGGTGAACCGCAACCGCAAGCTGAGACGCATACGAGAGAGATACAACCCGCAGAGGGACGCGGATGGCTACGAGACTCCGCTGCCCCGGTCTCGgtccagggcgacgagcttcgtgggcagcgtcgtgtccgcgcgcgacgagaccCCTGGCCCTTCGTCGCCGCATGCTGTCACCGCCGCGAGTGGGACGCCAGCTCGCAGCGTGTCCAGACCAAGGGCAATCACTTTGCCCACGACGGGCAGTGCGGCCGGCCTCGAACCCGCGGAAGCGGCGTCCCCAACGAGTGACCCAAGCCGGGGGAGACAGCGTATGAGACGGGAGACGCTCCAGGTTCCCGTTGAGGCGCATCACCCGACGAGGGTGCGCCGGTGGCGACAGAGCTTATCACCACAGCCTTGA
- a CDS encoding uncharacterized protein (EggNog:ENOG503NVYW~TransMembrane:6 (i61-83o95-114i126-145o206-227i278-298o318-339i)) codes for MRQFEMEAWLGQTGLVASWLEPTWFSWLMADGPTDRDNDTRYYVLIAACVLAQKSVWIRNACLAAALLLPAVAAVHAIVLAALHVDGAVDMDVFGAFQLCSIGILAAPVTVRLSRTYFNDPGRNTIFLWAGLILAGLLSLTVEFYRIGTSSCSEKEAGIPIPRDTNQFPYGNTTCGLTCSVTEGPFSPMRGGAAKDIYVIPAPDGLTFGTATLLAAACCVHAILWLASMMDKILEINFKSVSLRFMERETDGQMNDPIEGTNGATIGSMKKVNNMVRLFLSVVAVPVFGGAGLAILIVGERNFFSPQVKYQNEPLASIGQWAPIVGTGLAALGSLYLLLKGDANSTSDGVCKNCAHHTNQSPSSRDSHSLRGSVDDSDRTRSPHVPENPSASMPPSANDGMSPLRPSFTTLTRYVTGHSSQATTVRSDVGGRRKVARAFHAMGKSFNSAAYEMMGTSGFEPTRAGDFPEIPGEVNRNRKLRRIRERYNPQRDADGYETPLPRSRSRATSFVGSVVSARDETPGPSSPHAVTAASGTPARSVSRPRAITLPTTGSAAGLEPAEAASPTSDPSRGRQRMRRETLQVPVEAHHPTRVRRWRQSLSPQP; via the exons ATGAGACAATTCGAGATGGAGGCTTGGCTTGGTCAAACCGGGCTTGTCGCCTCTTGGCTCGAGCCCACTTGGTTTTCTTGGTTAATGGCCGACGGACCGACTGACCGTGACAACGACACCAGATACTACGTCCTTATAGCGGCGTGTGTGCTCGCGCAAAAGTCCGTCTGGATCAGGAATGCGTGTCTGGCCGCAGCCCTCTTACtgccagccgtcgccgcggtgcACGCCATTGTGCTCGCGGCGCTTCATGTCGATG gcgccgtcgacatggacGTCTTTGGGGCCTTTCAACTCTGCTCCAttggcatcctcgccgcgccggtAACCGTTAGACTGTCTCGGACCTACTTTAACGATCCCGGCCGCAACACCATCTTTCTCTGGGCTGGGCTCATTCTCGCGG GCCTCCTCAGCCTTACCGTCGAGTTCTACCGAATTGGAACATCCAGCTGCTCGGAAAAGGAGGCTGGCATCCCCATCCCGCGAGACACAAACCAATTTCCGTATGGCAACACGACGTGCGGGCTTACATGCTCGGTGACGGAGGGCCCCTTTTCGCCCATgcgcggcggggcggccaaggacaTCTATGTGATTCCCGCGCCAGATGGCCTCACCTTTggcacggcgacgctgctcgcggcggcgtgctgcgTCCACGCCATCTTATGGCTGGCGTCCATGATGGACAAGATACTCGAGATCAACTTCAAGTCCGTCTCTTTGCGCTTCATGGAGCgggagacggacgggcagaTGAACGACCCCATAGAAGGGACCAACGGGGCAACGATAGGGAGCATGAAAAAGGTCAACAACATGGTACGCTTGTTCCTCAGCGTGGTGGCGGTCCCGGTGTTTGGAGGAGCTGGCCTGGCAATCCTCATTGTGGGCGAGAGGAATTTCTTCAGTCCTCAGGTCAAGTATCAAAACGAGCCGTTGGCAAGCATAG GGCAATGGGCACCAATTGTTGGAACTGGActggcggcgttgggctCTTTATACCTTCTCCTCAAAGGCGACGCCAACAGCACCAGCGACGGAGTCTGCAAGAACTGCGCCCATCACACAAACCAGTCGCCCAGCAGTCGCGACTCCCACAGCCTCCGCGGTTCGGTCGACGACTCTGACCGGACACGTTCGCCCCATGTACCCGAGAACCCTTCGGCAAGCATGCCACCGAGTGCCAATGATGGCatgtcgccgctgcggccgagCTTCACGACACTGACTCGGTACGTCACCGGTCACTCAAGTCAAGCCACGACGGTGCGTTCCGACGTCGGTGGAAGGCGCAAAGTCGCCCGCGCGTTCCACGCCATGGGCAAGTCGTTCAACTCGGCGGCGTACGAGATGATGGGCACGTCCGGGTTCGAGcccacgcgcgcgggcgactTCCCCGAGATCCCGGGCGAGGTGAACCGCAACCGCAAGCTGAGACGCATACGAGAGAGATACAACCCGCAGAGGGACGCGGATGGCTACGAGACTCCGCTGCCCCGGTCTCGgtccagggcgacgagcttcgtgggcagcgtcgtgtccgcgcgcgacgagaccCCTGGCCCTTCGTCGCCGCATGCTGTCACCGCCGCGAGTGGGACGCCAGCTCGCAGCGTGTCCAGACCAAGGGCAATCACTTTGCCCACGACGGGCAGTGCGGCCGGCCTCGAACCCGCGGAAGCGGCGTCCCCAACGAGTGACCCAAGCCGGGGGAGACAGCGTATGAGACGGGAGACGCTCCAGGTTCCCGTTGAGGCGCATCACCCGACGAGGGTGCGCCGGTGGCGACAGAGCTTATCACCACAGCCTTGA
- a CDS encoding uncharacterized protein (COG:H~EggNog:ENOG503PA4A) encodes MSYPTDFDQYILPGPPGTFDRPPPRTKTVRSETLVTLPFDYRRFTDHYTEGPSRSQKVSSRIDGAEYFDNYPIESRWPPPATSRKSVVADPVTKGPFESYLVKVDIRANINDFIILQVLYDETDGQYESVMRAGRVGTLGIETVGFCSPYLEPVSAHYAVQFREHTGLDWVDREFSVSPGEYNFIELNYNERNVVPTPWILPDYTNVELCCGQTDCDLMKRALHGGQVFKSQATNEGGVIPYSHISPWGIFLAYCSLGFIADALSVPCGVISWSYILDASDRYRSLMPLAVDHQRPPALTTLHAISVELTFLQNLCSLRNLPELQSAVRDVSNRAFKKEIECRGEHLPYHQALRSLYHEFLILSDHTTTEFREVYNYYRRSAELLPGLDVALRGVYSATMKVGVENEYEDWISHKTSHSISNPENRLLLWHGLKADELVEFLARPYMNRRNWSDMSRAFYLYDSVAAACAAIFPPGGEGMEGCHNVTLLLYEADVGMLRYWSCLGIEEEKSRPFPQASVSRCVESLGRITPRIWKSVKWPMPGAPCQCGSWVLMSND; translated from the exons ATGTCTTATCCAACGGACTTTGACCAGTACATACTTCCAGGCCCCCCCGGAACCTTCGAC cggccgcctccaCGGACCAAGACGGTGCGCTCCGAGACCCTCGTGACCCTCCCGTTCGACTACCGCCGCTTCACGGATCACTACACGGAGgggccgtcgcggtcgcAAAAAGTCTCGTCCCGGATCGACGGCGCCGAATACTTTGACAATTACCCGATCGAGAGCCGATGGCCACCTCCTGCCACTTCACGCAAAAgcgtcgtcgcggacccCGTGACGAAAGGCCCTTTTGAGTCGTACCTTGTCAAGGTGGACATCCGAGCAAACATAAACGACTTCATCATTCTTCAG GTCCTCTACGATGAAACGGATGGGCAGTACGAGAGCGTTATGCGAGCTGGCCGTGTCGGCACTTTGGGTATCGAGACAGTCGGCTTTTGCTCGCCCTATCTGGAACCGGTCAGCGCACATTATGCGGTGCAATTTCGCGAGCACACCGGGCTGGACTGGGTCGACCGGGAATTTTCTGTTTCGCCAGGAGAATACAACTTTATTGAGCTCAACTATAACGAACGCAATGTTGTGCCGACTCCATGGATCCTCCCTGATTATACTAATGTTGAGTTGTGCTGCGGTCAAACTGATTGCGACCTGATGAAGCGCGCTCTCCATGGAGGGCAAGTCTTTAAGTCTCAGGCTACGAATGAAGGGGGTGTTATACCCTACAGCCATATTAGTCCGTGGGGCATCTTCCTGGCGTACTGCTCTCTGGGCTTCATCGCGGATGCCCTCAGCGTTCCTTGTGGCGTCATTAGCTGGTCCTACATTTTGGATGCCTCGGATCGATACAGGAGCctgatgccgctggcggtggaCCACCAACGTCCTCCTGCTCTGACAACGCTCCATGCTATTAGTGTTGAGCTCACATTTCTCCAGAACCTTTGCTCGTTGCGAAATTTACCGGAGCTACAGTCAGCCGTCCGTGACGTCTCGAACAGGGCGTTCAAAAAGGAAATAGAGTGCAGGGGGGAGCATCTGCCGTATCACCAAGCTTTGCGCAGTCTCTACCACGAGTTCTTAATCCTATCGGACCATACGACCACTGAGTTCAGAGAGGTGTACAATTACTACAGGCGAAGCGCAGAGTTGCTCCCTGGTCTCGACGTTGCGCTGAGAGGAGTCTATAGCGCGACGATGAAGGTAGGCGTGGAGAACGAGTACGAAGACTGGATTTCTCACAAAACGTCGCACTCTATTTCCAATCCCGAGAACCGGCTGCTTCTATGGCATGGGCTAAAGGCTGATGAGCTTGTCGAGTTTCTCGCGAGGCCGTATATGAACCGGAGGAATTGGTCAGACATGTCTCGAGCCTTCTACCTCTACGATTCCGTGGCGGCAGCCTGCGCCGCGATTTTCCCACCCGGCGGTGAGGGCATGGAAGGTTGCCACAACGTGACGTTGCTTCTTTACGAAGCAGACGTCGGCATGCTTCGATACTGGTCCTGCTTgggcatcgaggaggagaagtCTCGCCCGTTTCCGCAAGCATCGGTTAGTAGATGCGTGGAATCGTTGGGCCGAATCACACCGAGGATCTGGAAGTCTGTGAAGTGGCCTATGCCCGGTGCTCCATGCCAGTGCGGAAGCTGGGTGCTGATG TCGAATGATTGA